The Pseudomonas parafulva genome window below encodes:
- the rplN gene encoding 50S ribosomal protein L14 — MIQTQSMLDVADNSGARRVMCIKVLGGSHRRYAGIGDIIKVTVKEAIPRGKVKKGQVMTAVVVRTRHGVRRADGSIIRFDGNAAVLLNNKQEPIGTRIFGPVTRELRNEKFMKIVSLAPEVL; from the coding sequence ATAACAGCGGCGCTCGTCGCGTCATGTGCATCAAGGTGCTCGGCGGTTCGCACCGCCGTTACGCTGGCATCGGTGACATCATCAAAGTAACCGTCAAGGAAGCGATTCCTCGCGGTAAGGTCAAAAAAGGCCAGGTGATGACCGCTGTTGTCGTCCGTACCCGTCACGGTGTACGTCGCGCTGACGGTTCCATCATTCGTTTCGACGGCAACGCTGCTGTTCTGCTGAACAACAAGCAAGAGCCGATCGGTACTCGCATCTTCGGGCCAGTGACCCGTGAGCTTCGTAACGAGAAGTTCATGAAGATCGTCTCGCTCGCCCCTGAAGTGCTGTAA
- the rplE gene encoding 50S ribosomal protein L5, whose translation MARLKEIYRNEIAPKLKEELKLSNVMEVPRVTKITLNMGLGEAIGDKKVIEHAVADLEKITGQKPVVTFARKSIAGFKVREGWPIGVKVTLRREKMYEFLDRLLAISLPRVRDFRGLNAKSFDGRGNYSMGVKEQIIFPEIDYDKIDALRGLDITLTTTARSDDEGRALLRAFKFPFRN comes from the coding sequence ATGGCACGACTGAAAGAGATTTACCGGAACGAAATCGCTCCCAAGCTTAAGGAAGAACTTAAGCTGTCGAACGTAATGGAAGTTCCGCGCGTTACCAAGATCACCCTGAACATGGGTCTGGGCGAAGCGATCGGTGACAAGAAAGTCATCGAGCACGCTGTTGCCGATCTCGAAAAGATCACCGGCCAAAAGCCGGTCGTGACCTTCGCTCGTAAATCCATCGCGGGCTTCAAAGTCCGTGAGGGCTGGCCGATCGGTGTCAAGGTGACCCTGCGTCGCGAAAAAATGTACGAGTTCCTGGACCGCCTGCTGGCGATCTCCCTGCCTCGGGTTCGCGACTTCCGCGGCCTGAATGCCAAGTCCTTCGACGGTCGTGGCAACTACAGCATGGGCGTGAAAGAGCAGATCATCTTCCCGGAAATCGACTACGACAAGATCGATGCTCTGCGCGGTTTGGACATCACCCTGACCACCACTGCTCGTTCGGACGACGAAGGCCGCGCTCTGCTGCGTGCTTTCAAGTTCCCGTTCCGCAACTGA
- the rplX gene encoding 50S ribosomal protein L24: MQKIRRDDEIIVIAGKDKGKRGKVLKVLADDRLVVGGVNLVKRHTKPNPMAGVQGGIVEKEAPLHASNVAIFNGETNKADRVGFKVEDGKKIRVFKSTQKAVDA; this comes from the coding sequence ATGCAAAAGATTCGTCGTGACGACGAGATCATCGTGATCGCCGGCAAAGACAAGGGCAAGCGCGGTAAGGTGCTGAAGGTGCTCGCTGACGACCGTCTGGTCGTTGGTGGTGTCAACCTGGTCAAGCGTCATACCAAGCCGAACCCGATGGCAGGCGTTCAGGGCGGTATCGTCGAGAAAGAAGCGCCTCTGCACGCTTCCAACGTGGCCATCTTCAATGGCGAAACCAACAAGGCTGACCGTGTTGGTTTCAAAGTAGAAGACGGTAAGAAAATTCGTGTCTTCAAGTCGACCCAAAAAGCGGTTGATGCTTGA